One genomic segment of Corynebacterium durum includes these proteins:
- a CDS encoding UPF0182 family protein, which translates to MATGLTPPSPSIKRPPRILTIIIAVVAVIGLVGPLLVSYYTDWLWFGEVQFRSVFTTVLVTRLVLFFVFALVTAAIVWLAGYVAYRNRPDLMTEFGVSSPIVEYRRIMERSVRKILVTLPILAGAVAGAIGQNSWQTVQMFLNGQSFGQRDPQFNMDYGFYAFTLPMLRLVIGSFSVLLLVAFVIMLIGNYLLGGIRVGNQALGVKSSITTAARVQLMVVLGLWMLLRVVSYWLDRFDLLSSQQAMFTGAGYTSIHAILPAKILLMVIAVVVAAAFFSAIVLRDMRIPALATVLMLFSSLIIGVAWPYVVEQFSVQPNRAEKETPYIGRNIEATRYAYGLTDDKVTYMNNWGAQGATDEEVASDANTLSNIRLLDPEILSPTFTQQQQLKNFYGFPKSLTMDRYNVDGELRDYVVAAREMDPQALSDNQRDWVNRHTVYTHGNGFIAAPANKVDEVARDVGSTRGGFPVYTVSDLQSIERNASSPDAESPDKLGINVTQPRMYFGPVIANVPENLDYAIVGKAGGENSFEYDTDTSNFTYDGNGGVNISNPVNRAAFALQYQEMKLLLSDRIGDGSKIIFNRDPRARVEKVAPWLTTDTTTYPTVIDGRIKWIVDGYTTLENLPYSQRTSLTEATEDAINPTGTTQQMLTEQVGYIRNSVKAVVDAYDGSVELYEFDEQDPVLKAWKGVFPGTVKPKSEISDELRDHLRYPEDLFKVQRSLITKYHVNDPRQFFTNDAFWSVPGDPTVENENRQSLNQPPYYIVAADPETKKPSFQLITPFRGLKREFLAAHMSVSSDPDNYGKITVRVLPTDTQTQGPKQAQDTMMSSDQVARDRSLWKGTNDLKNGNLLTLPVGGGQILYVEPIYSQRRDQTSAFPKLLRVLVSYNGKVGYAPTIAEALSQVGIDPREASDVEDAVAAGADTTANKGDDAQGNNNDTQQPASAPAASSEGEALDRVNKALDGLQEAKGKSFEEYGKAIDELDRAVDEYRKIKGGGGQ; encoded by the coding sequence TTGGCTACCGGCCTAACACCACCATCACCCTCCATTAAACGGCCACCACGCATCCTCACTATCATCATCGCGGTGGTGGCTGTCATTGGGCTGGTTGGACCTTTGCTTGTTAGCTACTACACGGACTGGCTGTGGTTCGGCGAAGTGCAATTTAGGAGTGTGTTCACCACAGTGCTGGTCACGCGCCTTGTCTTGTTCTTTGTGTTCGCACTGGTCACGGCCGCGATTGTGTGGCTAGCAGGGTATGTGGCATACAGGAATCGCCCTGATTTAATGACGGAATTCGGGGTCTCCAGCCCCATCGTGGAATATCGCAGGATTATGGAACGCAGCGTGAGGAAAATACTGGTCACGCTGCCCATCCTTGCGGGTGCCGTCGCAGGTGCGATTGGTCAAAATTCATGGCAGACCGTTCAAATGTTTTTGAATGGTCAGTCATTTGGCCAGCGTGACCCGCAGTTTAATATGGACTACGGCTTTTACGCATTTACGCTTCCTATGCTTCGGCTGGTCATTGGGTCATTCTCCGTGCTTCTGCTTGTCGCATTTGTGATTATGCTGATCGGCAATTACCTACTGGGTGGCATTCGCGTGGGTAATCAAGCATTGGGTGTGAAAAGTAGCATCACCACCGCAGCTCGTGTGCAGCTCATGGTGGTATTGGGCCTTTGGATGCTGCTGCGTGTGGTCTCGTATTGGCTGGATCGTTTTGACCTTTTAAGTTCCCAGCAGGCTATGTTCACTGGTGCCGGATATACCTCTATTCACGCGATTTTGCCTGCGAAAATCCTCCTCATGGTCATTGCCGTAGTGGTCGCGGCCGCGTTCTTCTCGGCGATTGTGCTGCGTGACATGCGCATTCCCGCTCTTGCCACAGTGCTGATGCTGTTTAGTTCCCTGATTATCGGCGTGGCCTGGCCTTATGTTGTGGAGCAGTTCTCTGTTCAGCCTAACCGCGCGGAAAAAGAAACCCCCTACATTGGCCGCAATATTGAGGCGACGCGCTACGCCTACGGTCTGACTGACGACAAAGTCACCTACATGAACAACTGGGGTGCTCAAGGGGCCACCGACGAGGAAGTAGCAAGTGATGCCAACACGCTATCCAACATTCGCCTCCTCGACCCAGAAATTTTGAGTCCCACGTTCACGCAGCAGCAACAGCTGAAGAACTTCTACGGCTTCCCCAAGAGCCTCACTATGGACCGCTACAACGTGGATGGCGAACTCCGTGACTATGTGGTCGCTGCCCGCGAGATGGATCCGCAGGCGTTGAGCGACAACCAACGGGACTGGGTGAACCGTCACACCGTGTACACCCACGGCAACGGTTTCATCGCAGCACCGGCCAACAAGGTTGATGAGGTCGCCCGAGATGTCGGCTCCACCCGCGGTGGTTTCCCCGTGTACACGGTGTCTGACCTACAGTCCATCGAGCGCAACGCCAGCAGCCCGGATGCGGAATCCCCCGATAAGCTGGGCATTAACGTCACCCAGCCGCGTATGTACTTTGGTCCGGTTATCGCAAACGTGCCGGAAAACCTGGATTATGCGATCGTCGGTAAGGCCGGTGGCGAGAACTCCTTTGAGTACGATACGGACACCTCCAACTTCACCTACGACGGTAACGGTGGTGTGAATATCTCCAATCCGGTCAACCGTGCGGCGTTTGCGCTGCAGTACCAGGAAATGAAACTGCTGCTTTCTGATCGCATCGGTGATGGTTCGAAGATTATTTTCAACCGCGATCCGCGCGCCCGCGTGGAAAAGGTGGCACCGTGGCTGACCACGGATACCACCACCTATCCCACCGTGATCGACGGCCGCATTAAGTGGATCGTGGACGGCTACACCACGCTGGAGAACCTGCCTTACTCCCAGCGCACTTCCCTCACCGAAGCCACTGAGGATGCCATCAACCCCACCGGAACCACGCAACAAATGCTCACCGAGCAGGTGGGATACATCCGTAACTCCGTGAAAGCCGTGGTGGACGCCTACGACGGCTCGGTGGAACTTTATGAGTTTGACGAGCAAGACCCAGTGCTCAAAGCCTGGAAAGGTGTGTTCCCCGGGACGGTCAAACCCAAGAGCGAAATTTCTGACGAATTGCGCGACCACCTGCGCTACCCAGAAGACCTGTTCAAGGTGCAGCGTTCCTTGATCACCAAATACCACGTCAATGACCCGCGGCAGTTCTTTACCAACGATGCCTTCTGGTCTGTCCCTGGTGACCCGACCGTGGAAAACGAGAACCGACAGAGCCTGAACCAGCCGCCGTACTACATCGTGGCCGCCGACCCGGAAACCAAAAAACCTAGTTTCCAGCTGATCACCCCATTCCGCGGGCTGAAGCGCGAGTTCCTGGCGGCGCACATGTCGGTATCTTCCGATCCTGACAACTACGGCAAGATCACCGTCCGAGTTCTGCCCACTGATACCCAAACTCAGGGACCGAAGCAGGCTCAGGACACCATGATGTCCTCCGACCAGGTCGCCCGCGACCGCAGTCTGTGGAAAGGCACCAACGACCTCAAGAACGGCAACTTGCTCACCCTGCCGGTGGGCGGTGGTCAGATCCTCTACGTTGAGCCGATCTACTCGCAGCGACGCGACCAAACCTCTGCCTTTCCGAAACTGCTGCGCGTGCTGGTGTCCTACAACGGCAAGGTCGGCTACGCACCCACAATTGCGGAAGCACTCAGCCAGGTTGGTATTGACCCCCGCGAAGCCAGCGACGTTGAAGATGCCGTCGCCGCAGGTGCGGACACCACCGCCAACAAGGGTGACGACGCCCAGGGCAACAACAACGATACCCAGCAACCGGCCTCAGCTCCCGCAGCCAGCTCTGAAGGTGAGGCGCTGGACCGTGTGAACAAGGCCCTTGATGGGCTTCAGGAAGCCAAGGGCAAGTCCTTCGAGGAATATGGCAAAGCCATCGACGAGTTGGACCGCGCGGTGGACGAGTACCGCAAGATCAAAGGCGGAGGTGGGCAGTAA
- a CDS encoding PPA1309 family protein yields the protein MMEAVDFIHAEGWDAAPTLFALVPSSLLIDALPSTDGDDDTAPLTLVVQDSLPANLGGGSEELEDYISRLAWPADVAGVILAQEIMFRDSPSPSNEPRPARLFSGVLRGGEELTLLQIRPTEDELAAQGPFAEDNIELRGGPQVAPGVIAALRYTLEQEAE from the coding sequence ATGATGGAGGCCGTCGACTTCATCCATGCCGAGGGCTGGGACGCCGCACCAACGCTGTTTGCGCTGGTACCAAGCTCTCTGCTTATCGACGCCCTGCCATCCACTGACGGCGATGACGACACCGCGCCACTCACCCTCGTTGTCCAAGATTCGCTGCCAGCGAACCTGGGAGGCGGCTCAGAAGAATTGGAGGACTATATTTCGCGCCTCGCCTGGCCTGCTGACGTGGCTGGGGTGATCCTCGCGCAGGAAATCATGTTCCGCGACTCCCCTTCCCCCTCCAACGAACCCCGCCCGGCGCGCTTATTTTCGGGGGTACTGCGTGGTGGCGAGGAATTGACGCTGCTTCAGATCAGGCCAACGGAGGACGAGCTGGCCGCTCAGGGCCCGTTTGCAGAGGATAATATTGAACTGCGGGGCGGCCCTCAGGTGGCTCCCGGCGTTATTGCTGCACTTCGGTATACCTTGGAGCAGGAAGCCGAGTAA
- a CDS encoding aldo/keto reductase, with the protein MTTPWAHDEDTTRDVIKRALELGINFIDTANVYSHGTSKEFIGRSLKNLGVPRDDVVLASKVYFNDGALSAEAIAREIDGSLTRLGTDYLEPSILITPPPLRTPWRHQIPWSRPGRYAP; encoded by the coding sequence GTGACGACGCCCTGGGCCCACGACGAAGACACCACGCGCGACGTCATCAAGCGCGCACTGGAACTCGGCATCAACTTTATTGACACCGCAAACGTGTACTCGCACGGAACCAGCAAAGAATTCATCGGCCGCTCACTCAAAAACCTGGGGGTCCCGCGTGACGACGTCGTGCTTGCCTCCAAGGTGTACTTCAACGACGGCGCTCTCTCCGCTGAGGCTATTGCCCGCGAGATCGACGGAAGCCTGACACGGCTCGGCACCGACTATTTAGAACCGTCGATTTTGATTACTCCACCCCCATTGAGGACACCATGGAGGCACCAGATTCCCTGGTCAAGGCCGGGAAGGTATGCGCCCTAG
- a CDS encoding YlbL family protein — translation MNRRLRTVTLGALPVLLLTLLATSSSIPGTNISLAVPFAAMGPGPSFNTLGDFDGKQVVDIQGAEVDKTSGNFNMTTVAVRQNMSLAQAVSRWISSSDTFVPIDQVIPRGQSREQTEQENQQAFLTSESAATLAAMNYLKRPVEVEVMQLVPDSAASGKLSEGDVITAVDGTTVTEPAQVREIVQKKKPGDEITVTVKHDGATEDKAIKLGKHPDDENTPLLGVTMGAAPSDGVKVDYNLEDIGGPSAGLMFALAVVDKLSPGELNGGKFVAGTGTIDDTGKVGAIGGIEHKVKSAEDLGAEVFLAPADNCKEAIKNHPKDMTVLKVTSLEDAIHQLDAYNRGDGYTTCG, via the coding sequence GTGAATCGTCGTTTACGTACTGTGACCCTTGGAGCTCTCCCCGTTTTGCTGCTGACACTTCTTGCGACGTCGTCCAGCATTCCGGGCACGAATATTTCCCTCGCGGTGCCGTTTGCCGCAATGGGTCCGGGGCCGAGTTTCAATACGCTCGGCGATTTTGACGGCAAACAAGTGGTGGATATTCAGGGCGCTGAGGTAGATAAAACAAGCGGAAACTTTAACATGACCACAGTGGCGGTGCGCCAGAATATGTCGCTTGCACAGGCCGTGTCCCGCTGGATTAGCAGCAGTGACACTTTTGTGCCGATTGACCAAGTTATTCCGCGCGGACAGTCCAGGGAACAGACGGAACAGGAAAACCAACAGGCGTTTCTTACATCAGAATCTGCGGCCACTTTGGCGGCGATGAACTACCTCAAGCGCCCCGTTGAAGTGGAGGTCATGCAGTTGGTGCCCGACTCGGCGGCATCGGGGAAACTCTCTGAGGGAGATGTGATCACAGCGGTGGACGGTACAACTGTCACCGAACCAGCCCAAGTTCGGGAGATTGTGCAGAAAAAGAAACCCGGCGACGAGATCACCGTGACCGTCAAACACGATGGCGCAACTGAAGATAAGGCCATCAAGCTAGGCAAACATCCCGATGATGAGAATACGCCGCTACTAGGTGTAACCATGGGTGCCGCCCCCTCAGATGGCGTGAAAGTGGACTACAACCTGGAAGACATTGGTGGCCCCAGTGCTGGTCTGATGTTCGCATTGGCTGTGGTGGATAAGTTGAGTCCCGGCGAACTCAACGGCGGTAAGTTCGTTGCGGGCACCGGCACCATTGATGACACCGGAAAAGTCGGTGCCATCGGCGGCATAGAGCACAAGGTGAAGTCCGCAGAAGACCTGGGTGCTGAGGTGTTCCTCGCTCCGGCTGATAACTGCAAAGAAGCCATCAAAAACCACCCCAAGGATATGACGGTCCTCAAGGTGACGTCCCTTGAGGACGCCATCCATCAGCTGGACGCCTACAACCGTGGTGACGGCTACACCACCTGTGGCTAG